CATCGGCATTCAGAGCTACGAATTTTGTACAGCAGTATGGCGTTGAAATGATCGATGGCCCTTTAGCTGGACTTCTTGCGAGAGCTGTGGTTGTTATCGATGAAGACTTTAATATCATATACGAAGAGTTAGTACCAGAGATTACTCAAGAGCCTAATTACCAGGCTGTAATCGATGTGTTGAAAAAATAAGGAATTCTAAGTTTTGGTTGATAAAAGTTGTATAATTATCCTATATCAGGATGATTATGCAACTTTTTTTATTCCCTGTTTTTATATAATCTTTTTATATATAGGTGCATATTATCGTAATTCCTATAAAGCATTTTATCCTATTCCGTGAATTAATGATTTATAAATAGGATAGTCAAATCATTATTTTCCCCCTGTAAATCAGAAAATGGATACTAAAACATGCTAAATGCGTTCATTTTCTATAATAAAACTGATCAATAATTGTTTATGTCGTATATTTAAAATCATTATTTTTAGAGCATGGATAGTTAGATGAATGAAAATTTTCTAATATATACAGATGTTTCTTGTATTCCGGCAAAGGAATATCAAATGTATCTGGAAGAAGGATTTAGTGGAATTTGTACAGGAGGAACAGCGGTGTTAGAGGTCTTTTCTGTACGGCGTCAGATAAATGTCAATGATCTGATAAACATCTTACCATTACAAATGGTTTCCATTCATAGCAAAAGTGAAGACTTTTCGATGACTTTTTTTAAAGTCGATAAAAATATGTTTTTCGATGTCATGAGTGGAATAGGGAAAATTACACCTCATTTCTTTTTTTGTATGCGTAAAAATTTTCTTTTCCATTTAGATGTGAAAGATGCTGAAAGGTACCTCGGTTTTTGCAAAGTTCTCGGTTTTCGCAGTATCAATGATGATCCCGATTTTCGACGAGAAACGATATTGCATCTATTGAGAATATATTATTGGGATTTCTATATATATTTCAAGAAAGAAGCGATTGATAATAATTCTTTAATTAATTCTAATAAAGAAAAATTGGCATTTTCGTTTGCAATGTATGTTTTCGAATATCACATGCAGCATAGAAGCATTGCCTTTTATGCCGATAAATTATGCATATCTCCTTTATACCTGACAAAAGTCGTTCAAGAAGTTTATGGACAGTCGGCACACGAAATGATAACGGATTATGTGATTGTAGAAATTAAAAAAATGCTGAGGAACACAAATCTGGCAATAAAAGACATATTAAAACAATCCGGTTTTTCCAATCAATCATCATTAAGCCGTTTTTTTCGACGTTATACGGGAATGTCTCCTTCTGAATACCGAAAGAAGATACATGTCATCATTTAAAGTAACTATTTTACAAACAATTATGAGATCACTATAAATAATGTTTAAATATTATTTGTTAGAGATGCAATAAATACTTTAAACGATAAATTGTCATTATGCTTTATAAATATAAAGTTTATATATGAAATATTATTAATCATATTCAATAGTAAATTATAAAATGAGTTTTGAAAAAGAAATGTCTGATTTGATCGAAGAACAAATTTTTTTTGCGGAAAGAGTGTATTTTCATTTACCGATAGGAATGGAAATTTATGATGCGAATGGGGTGCTACGCAAGATAAACAATCAGGCAAAAAATATGTATGGAGTCGATGACATAAATATGGTAATAGATAAAATAAATTTATTCGATAGCCCATATATGGATGAGGAACTGGAAAAAAAAATAAAATCGGGTGAAGATATCGTTTTAGAGTTTGAATATGATTTTGACCGGGTTAATAAGGAATATTTTGCGACTCATAATCAAAATTCGATGATTTATGAAGTTAAAGTAGTTTCTATAAAAAACAAAAAGGACATAATTGTAGGATATATGTTGCTTACAAATGATGTTACCAATACAAAAGAAGCTGAATATAGGACCGAAGAAAGTAAAAGAAATTTGGAAATGGCTATGGAAGCCGCGAATATGTCCTCTTGGGTATATGATGTTTATAAAAAGGAATTTGGTTCTTTACACGGAGAAGCTATTGTTAAAGAATATATGACAATGGAGGAACTGCAGAAAATGCTGCATCCTCAGGATCGTGTATCCTTGTCTGAAATTTTTACGCGATTGATTAATAAAGAAATAGAACAGGGGTGTATTACAGTGCGGGTATTTAACGAACAAGAAATGCAATACCGCTATTATGAAAGTCGGATGCGCTTGTCTGACGAACATAGGGGAAAGTTACTGATTGTAGGCACTCAACTCGATGTTACCGAGAAGATACAAATGGCAAAAAATACGAAAGATCTGATCAATAAACGTGCACTTGCCATGAAAGTGAGTAATATTGTTCATTGGGATTTCGATGTTCGTACTCAAAAATTCGAATCTTACAATGACCCGGTAAATGATTACGCTTTCGATAAATTATTAACTATAGAGGAATATTTGGCCGTTATTCATTCCGAAGATCGGTCTTTTGCGTTCGATGGTATCCAATCTATGCTTTCTGGTAAAGACCTTAAAGTCGAT
Above is a genomic segment from Coprobacter tertius containing:
- a CDS encoding helix-turn-helix domain-containing protein, with translation MNENFLIYTDVSCIPAKEYQMYLEEGFSGICTGGTAVLEVFSVRRQINVNDLINILPLQMVSIHSKSEDFSMTFFKVDKNMFFDVMSGIGKITPHFFFCMRKNFLFHLDVKDAERYLGFCKVLGFRSINDDPDFRRETILHLLRIYYWDFYIYFKKEAIDNNSLINSNKEKLAFSFAMYVFEYHMQHRSIAFYADKLCISPLYLTKVVQEVYGQSAHEMITDYVIVEIKKMLRNTNLAIKDILKQSGFSNQSSLSRFFRRYTGMSPSEYRKKIHVII